In Oryzias latipes chromosome 15, ASM223467v1, the following proteins share a genomic window:
- the mrpl2 gene encoding 39S ribosomal protein L2, mitochondrial isoform X1 has translation MAVSCLTRALRSLSLSRPVLVSSQQAAPQPKLGALVSSGAGQWRGFLTTASLEQNRTYWKQREKYSIRPMGMKKTGGRDHTGRVRTHGIGGGHKQKYRMIDFQRLRYEAPDGGRPFEEKVVEVRYDPCRSADIALVAGGNRKRWIIATETMQAGNIIKTSGVIGRMAVSANEGDAYPLGALPVGTLVNNLEVQPGRGAEYIRAAGTSGVLLRKVNGTAIVQLPSKQQVQVLETCMVTVGRVSNVDHNKRVIGKAGRNRWLGIRPSSGLWQRKGGWAGRKIKPLPPMKSYVNRPSISAA, from the exons ATGGCGGTGTCGTGTTTAACCCGAGCGTTGCGCTCCTTGAGCCTTTCTCGGCCCGTTCTGGTCTCCTCGCAG CAGGCGGCCCCTCAGCCGAAGCTGGGCGCCTTGGTGTCCAGCGGCGCCGGCCAGTGGCGAGGCTTCCTGACCACAGCCTCCCTGGAGCAGAACAGAACCTACTGGAAGCAGAGGGAGAAGTACAGCATCCGGCCAATGGGGATGAAGAAAACTGGAGGCCGAGATCACACAG GAAGAGTTCGAACGCACGGCATCGGCGGCGGCCACAAACAGAAGTACCGGATGATAGACTTCCAGCGACTGCGCTACGAAGCCCCCGATGGGGGCCGGCCTTTCGAGGAGAAGGTGGTGGAGGTCCGGTACGACCCCTGCAG GTCGGCTGACATCGCCCTGGTGGCAGGAGGCAACAGGAAGCGCTGGATCATCGCCACGGAAACCATGCAGGCGGGAAACATCATTAAAACTTCGGGGGTCATCGGGAGGATGGCAG TGTCGGCCAATGAGGGGGATGCGTACCCGCTGGGGGCTCTTCCTGTGGGGACGCTGGTCAACAACCTGGAGGTCCAAccagggaggggggcagaataCATACGTGCTGCAG GAACCAGCGGCGTTTTGCTGCGGAAGGTGAACGGCACGGCGATCGTCCAGCTTCCGTCAAAGCAGCAGGTTCAG GTGTTGGAGACCTGCATGGTGACGGTGGGACGCGTGTCCAACGTCGACCACAACAAACGGGTCATCGGTAAAGCCGGGCGCAACCGCTGGCTGGGCATCCGACCCTCCAGCGGCCTGTGGCAGAGGAAGGGGGGCTGGGCGGGACGGAAGATTAAACCGCTGCCCCCCATGAAGAGTTACGTCAACCGGCCCTCGATCTCTGCTGCTTAA
- the mrpl2 gene encoding 39S ribosomal protein L2, mitochondrial isoform X2: protein MAVSCLTRALRSLSLSRPVLVSSQAAPQPKLGALVSSGAGQWRGFLTTASLEQNRTYWKQREKYSIRPMGMKKTGGRDHTGRVRTHGIGGGHKQKYRMIDFQRLRYEAPDGGRPFEEKVVEVRYDPCRSADIALVAGGNRKRWIIATETMQAGNIIKTSGVIGRMAVSANEGDAYPLGALPVGTLVNNLEVQPGRGAEYIRAAGTSGVLLRKVNGTAIVQLPSKQQVQVLETCMVTVGRVSNVDHNKRVIGKAGRNRWLGIRPSSGLWQRKGGWAGRKIKPLPPMKSYVNRPSISAA from the exons ATGGCGGTGTCGTGTTTAACCCGAGCGTTGCGCTCCTTGAGCCTTTCTCGGCCCGTTCTGGTCTCCTCGCAG GCGGCCCCTCAGCCGAAGCTGGGCGCCTTGGTGTCCAGCGGCGCCGGCCAGTGGCGAGGCTTCCTGACCACAGCCTCCCTGGAGCAGAACAGAACCTACTGGAAGCAGAGGGAGAAGTACAGCATCCGGCCAATGGGGATGAAGAAAACTGGAGGCCGAGATCACACAG GAAGAGTTCGAACGCACGGCATCGGCGGCGGCCACAAACAGAAGTACCGGATGATAGACTTCCAGCGACTGCGCTACGAAGCCCCCGATGGGGGCCGGCCTTTCGAGGAGAAGGTGGTGGAGGTCCGGTACGACCCCTGCAG GTCGGCTGACATCGCCCTGGTGGCAGGAGGCAACAGGAAGCGCTGGATCATCGCCACGGAAACCATGCAGGCGGGAAACATCATTAAAACTTCGGGGGTCATCGGGAGGATGGCAG TGTCGGCCAATGAGGGGGATGCGTACCCGCTGGGGGCTCTTCCTGTGGGGACGCTGGTCAACAACCTGGAGGTCCAAccagggaggggggcagaataCATACGTGCTGCAG GAACCAGCGGCGTTTTGCTGCGGAAGGTGAACGGCACGGCGATCGTCCAGCTTCCGTCAAAGCAGCAGGTTCAG GTGTTGGAGACCTGCATGGTGACGGTGGGACGCGTGTCCAACGTCGACCACAACAAACGGGTCATCGGTAAAGCCGGGCGCAACCGCTGGCTGGGCATCCGACCCTCCAGCGGCCTGTGGCAGAGGAAGGGGGGCTGGGCGGGACGGAAGATTAAACCGCTGCCCCCCATGAAGAGTTACGTCAACCGGCCCTCGATCTCTGCTGCTTAA